One Qiania dongpingensis genomic window carries:
- a CDS encoding response regulator transcription factor, translated as MELIYVIEDDENIRELIRAALVSYGYRVEAFEAAEPALGSIVKDRPSLAIFDLMLPGMDGLEAIEEIRKDPQIGGVPIIVLTAKDKEFDKVIGLDRGADDYMTKPFSVLELAARVRSQLRRESGKGPQAAGRLEEGSLLICPDTREVFLNGEMLHLTLKEYELLKYLAENKTRVVTREQILNQIWGYEYEGESRTLDMHVRSLRQKLGEGGTEMIRTVRGVGYRFYSQEKED; from the coding sequence ATGGAGTTAATTTACGTCATTGAAGACGATGAAAATATCAGAGAGCTGATAAGAGCGGCTTTGGTCAGTTATGGCTATCGGGTGGAAGCGTTTGAGGCGGCAGAGCCAGCCCTTGGCAGTATCGTAAAAGACAGGCCGTCCTTGGCGATTTTTGACTTGATGCTCCCAGGTATGGACGGCCTGGAGGCTATTGAAGAAATCCGGAAGGATCCTCAGATTGGAGGCGTGCCCATTATCGTCCTGACAGCGAAGGATAAAGAATTTGACAAGGTCATAGGTCTGGACAGAGGAGCGGACGACTATATGACAAAGCCGTTCAGTGTCCTGGAGCTGGCCGCCAGGGTGCGCTCTCAGCTGCGCCGGGAAAGTGGAAAAGGGCCGCAGGCCGCAGGACGTCTAGAGGAAGGAAGCCTTCTTATATGCCCGGATACGAGGGAGGTATTTCTAAATGGGGAGATGCTGCACCTTACGTTAAAAGAGTATGAGCTCCTCAAATATCTGGCGGAGAATAAGACGAGGGTTGTGACGAGGGAACAGATTTTGAATCAAATTTGGGGATACGAATATGAAGGAGAATCCCGGACTCTGGATATGCATGTCCGAAGTCTGCGGCAGAAGTTGGGAGAAGGCGGGACGGAGATGATCCGGACGGTCAGAGGTGTGGGATACCGT